A DNA window from Hemibagrus wyckioides isolate EC202008001 linkage group LG11, SWU_Hwy_1.0, whole genome shotgun sequence contains the following coding sequences:
- the sgip1a gene encoding SH3-containing GRB2-like protein 3-interacting protein 1 isoform X10, with translation MMEGLKKRTRKAFGIRKKEKDTDSTGSPDREGGPQKKSNGAPNGFYGEIDWDRYNSPMVDEEGYSIRPDEDGATPKDKSHFFSSSESEEEEDHRKKFKIKIKPLLADNAEFVAPSVDELKASIGNIALSPSPLRSSPRRSPGLAKRDVPSEEIEIARPRRSVPIITAASVPSPAPAPAPVPVPVSVPETPSSKKSPVPEDAIALFGPPLETAFEEQKTEALPPLPPKNVPTSPPPSNTTSPDSSDMKGEDTSANPPKPSIADLDNIFGPADSSTPGDSAADKWVCFNDESSQRPPIPEEPAPPLPKSPPPPEERAPPLPPPEPPRNTTPSPPAPILSPKDPSPPKQVPLPPDEVVRPPPDEPLQPNSESTQTITDTETKSGSAKSPPSALEINARTIPPPLALNQEDKNNPEEGNPKEDPNASPKEIDQGTRSTPPPPPPPTYRAVVSSPGPTPAVTSGGSGSGSSSPARPATPLAASSPPPPPPPPRPPSRPKLASGKGSIGEANRPFSPPVHSSSPPPLAPLARAESTSSISSTNSLSAASTPTVGKELSVSVSDDVFVDKLPSFERRADLLAETDQPSLVWFDRGKFYLTFEGCSRGPSPLTMGAQDTLPVAAAFTETVNAYFKGTDPSKCVVKITGEMVLSFPAGITRHFANNPTPAVLTFSITNYSHLEHVLPNPQLLCCDTTQSKPNSKEFWVNMPNLMAHLKKVAEQKPQATYYNVDMLKYQVSAQGLQSTPLNLAMSWRCDPTSTDLRIDYRYNGNAMTTPVALNNVQFLVPVDGGVGQLQAVLPPAVWNAEQQRILWKIPDISQKSENGGVGSLLARFQLTNGPSKPAPLAVQFTSEGSTLSGCDIELLGSGYRFSLIKKRFAAGKYLADN, from the exons GATTGAAAAAACGTACCAGGAAGGCCTTTGGGATACGGAAAAAAGAGAAGGACACTGATTCCAC aGGTTCACCAGACAGAGAAGGCGGA CCACAGAAGAAGAGCAATGGAGCTCCTAACGGATTCTACGGCGAGATCGACTGGGACAGATAT AACTCTCCCATGGTGGATGAAGAAGGTTATAGCATCAGGccagatgaagatggtg CAACCCCTAAAGACAAGTCACACTTCTTCTCATCCAGTGAGtcggaggaagaggaggaccaTCGCAAAAAATTTAAGATCAAGATCAAACCCCTGCTTGCTGACAATGCTGAGTTTGTGGCTCCTTCAGTAGATGAATTAAAAGCCTCCATAGGCAACATAGCTCTGTCTCCTTCTCCTCTG AGGAGTAGTCCG AGACGTAGCCCG GGTCTGGCAAAAAGAGATGTGCCTA GTGAAGAAATCGAAATTGCACGACCAAGGCGTTCAGTTCCCATTATTACTGCGGCCTCAGTCCCCTCACCTGCACCTGCACCTGCACCTGTACCAGTACCAGTATCGGTACCAGAAACTccaag CAGTAAGAAATCTCCAGTGCCAGAGGATGCAATAGCCTTATTTGGCCCTCCACTGGAGACAGCATTTGAAGAGCAGAAGACTGAAG CACTCCCTCCTCTTCCACCCAAGAATGTGCCGACTTCCCCCCCTCCGAGCAACACTACAAGCCCAGATTCCTCCG ATATGAAAGGAGAAGACACTTCAGCAAACCCACCCAAACCCTCCATAGCAGATCTGGACAACATTTTTGGCCCAGCAGACTCCTCTACACCTGGAGACAGTGCTGCAGACAAGTGGGTCTGCTTCAACGATGAGTCATCGCAAAGACCACCGATACCAGAAGAGCCAGCTCCTCCTTTACCAAAATCACCACCTCCTCCTGAAGAACGTGCCCCTCCTCTTCCACCACCTGAACCACCAAGAAACACCACGCCTTCTCCTCCAGCCCCCATTCTGTCACCCAAAGATCCTTCTCCCCCAAAACAAGTACCCCTTCCTCCAGATGAGGTAGTCCGGCCTCCCCCAGATGAACCTCTCCAGCCCAATTCTGAATCAACTCAGACTATTACTGATACAGAGACGAAGTCTGGCTCAGCCAAGTCTCCACCTAGTGCTCTGGAGATAAATGCACGTACAATCCCCCCACCCCTGGCCCTTAATCAGGAAGATAAGAACAACCCTGAGGAGGGCAATCCGAAAGAGGATCCAAATGCTTCACCCAAAGAGATTGATCAGGGCACTAGATCAACACCACCGCCACCTCCACCGCCCACATACAGGGCAGTGGTGTCATCTCCTGGGCCTACACCTGCAGTCACGAGTGGAGGAAGTGGCAGTG GCTCATCGTCCCCTGCACGCCCTGCTACGCCATTGGCTGCCAGCAGcccccctcctccccctcctcctccacgGCCTCCCTCCCGTCCCAAGCTGGCTTCTGGGAAAGGCAGCATAGGTGAAGCG AATCGGCCCTTCAGCCCTCCGGTGCACTCGTCAAGCCCTCCACCTTTGGCACCACTGGCACGAGCAGAGAGTACCTCCTCCATTTCCTCCACCAACTCTCTCAGCGCTGCCTCTACACCCACTGTCGGTAAAGAGCTCTCCGTGTCTGTGTCAG ATGACGTTTTTGTAGACAAACTGCCCAGCTTTGAGAGGCGAGCTGACCTCCTAGCAG agacagaccaGCCCTCCCTCGTATGGTTTGACAGAGGCAAGTTTTATTTAACCTTTGAAG gCTGTTCTCGTGGCCCGAGTCCCCTCACCATGGGTGCCCAGGACACCCTGCCTGTAGCCGCAGCATTCACAGAGACAGTCAATGCTTACTTTAAGGGAACTGATCCCAGCAA GTGTGTGGTGAAGATCACGGGTGAGATGGTGTTATCCTTCCCAGCTGGCATCACCAGGCATTTTGCCAATAACCCCACACCTGCAGTGCTAACTTTTAGCATAACCAACTACAGTCATCTGGAGCACGTCCTCCCTAACCCCCAGTTACTGTGCTG CGACACCACCCAGTCCAAACCCAACTCTAAGGAATTCTGGGTAAACATGCCGAACCTCATGGCCCACTTAAAGAAGGTAGCTGAGCAGAAACCTCAGGCCACATACTACAATGTAGACATGCTGAAATATCAG GTATCAGCACAGGGTCTTCAGTCCACTCCTCTGAACCTGGCCATGAGCTGGAGGTGTGACCCCACTAGCACTGACCTGAGAATAGACTACAGATACAATGGCAATGCCATGACCACACCAGTGGCCCTCAATAACGTACAGTTCCTCGTTCCTGTTGATGGAGGAGTCGGTCAGCTTCAAGCTGTCCTTCCTCCGGCTGTCTG GAACGCAGAACAGCAGAGAATCCTGTGGAAGATCCCGGATATCTCGCAAAAGTCTGAGAACGGAG GCGTTGGCTCCTTGCTGGCACGGTTCCAACTAACGAACGGCCCCAGTAAACCAGCCCCTCTGGCTGTGCAGTTCACCAGCGAGGGCAGCACACTGTCAGGCTGTGACATCGAGCTGCTCGGCTCTGGATACCGATTCTCTCTCATCAAGAAGAGGTTTGCTGCAG GAAAATACCTGGCAGATAACTAA
- the sgip1a gene encoding SH3-containing GRB2-like protein 3-interacting protein 1 isoform X3 yields the protein MMEGLKKRTRKAFGIRKKEKDTDSTGSPDREGGPQKKSNGAPNGFYGEIDWDRYNSPMVDEEGYSIRPDEDGATPKDKSHFFSSSESEEEEDHRKKFKIKIKPLLADNAEFVAPSVDELKASIGNIALSPSPLRRSPGLAKRDVPSEEIEIARPRRSVPIITAASVPSPAPAPAPVPVPVSVPETPSSKKSPVPEDAIALFGPPLETAFEEQKTEVMIEEPEVWGAPLHEPNPDSSLGRPFPPGPLPPLPPKNVPTSPPPSNTTSPDSSDMKGEDTSANPPKPSIADLDNIFGPADSSTPGDSAADKWVCFNDESSQRPPIPEEPAPPLPKSPPPPEERAPPLPPPEPPRNTTPSPPAPILSPKDPSPPKQVPLPPDEVVRPPPDEPLQPNSESTQTITDTETKSGSAKSPPSALEINARTIPPPLALNQEDKNNPEEGNPKEDPNASPKEIDQGTRSTPPPPPPPTYRAVVSSPGPTPAVTSGGSGSGSSSPARPATPLAASSPPPPPPPPRPPSRPKLASGKGSIGEANRPFSPPVHSSSPPPLAPLARAESTSSISSTNSLSAASTPTVGKELSVSVSDDVFVDKLPSFERRADLLAETDQPSLVWFDRGKFYLTFEGCSRGPSPLTMGAQDTLPVAAAFTETVNAYFKGTDPSKCVVKITGEMVLSFPAGITRHFANNPTPAVLTFSITNYSHLEHVLPNPQLLCCDTTQSKPNSKEFWVNMPNLMAHLKKVAEQKPQATYYNVDMLKYQVSAQGLQSTPLNLAMSWRCDPTSTDLRIDYRYNGNAMTTPVALNNVQFLVPVDGGVGQLQAVLPPAVWNAEQQRILWKIPDISQKSENGGVGSLLARFQLTNGPSKPAPLAVQFTSEGSTLSGCDIELLGSGYRFSLIKKRFAAGKYLADN from the exons GATTGAAAAAACGTACCAGGAAGGCCTTTGGGATACGGAAAAAAGAGAAGGACACTGATTCCAC aGGTTCACCAGACAGAGAAGGCGGA CCACAGAAGAAGAGCAATGGAGCTCCTAACGGATTCTACGGCGAGATCGACTGGGACAGATAT AACTCTCCCATGGTGGATGAAGAAGGTTATAGCATCAGGccagatgaagatggtg CAACCCCTAAAGACAAGTCACACTTCTTCTCATCCAGTGAGtcggaggaagaggaggaccaTCGCAAAAAATTTAAGATCAAGATCAAACCCCTGCTTGCTGACAATGCTGAGTTTGTGGCTCCTTCAGTAGATGAATTAAAAGCCTCCATAGGCAACATAGCTCTGTCTCCTTCTCCTCTG AGACGTAGCCCG GGTCTGGCAAAAAGAGATGTGCCTA GTGAAGAAATCGAAATTGCACGACCAAGGCGTTCAGTTCCCATTATTACTGCGGCCTCAGTCCCCTCACCTGCACCTGCACCTGCACCTGTACCAGTACCAGTATCGGTACCAGAAACTccaag CAGTAAGAAATCTCCAGTGCCAGAGGATGCAATAGCCTTATTTGGCCCTCCACTGGAGACAGCATTTGAAGAGCAGAAGACTGAAG TGATGATAGAGGAACCTGAGGTTTGGGGTGCTCCTTTACATGAGCCAAACCCAGACTCTTCTCTAGGAAGACCTTTTCCTCCGGGAC CACTCCCTCCTCTTCCACCCAAGAATGTGCCGACTTCCCCCCCTCCGAGCAACACTACAAGCCCAGATTCCTCCG ATATGAAAGGAGAAGACACTTCAGCAAACCCACCCAAACCCTCCATAGCAGATCTGGACAACATTTTTGGCCCAGCAGACTCCTCTACACCTGGAGACAGTGCTGCAGACAAGTGGGTCTGCTTCAACGATGAGTCATCGCAAAGACCACCGATACCAGAAGAGCCAGCTCCTCCTTTACCAAAATCACCACCTCCTCCTGAAGAACGTGCCCCTCCTCTTCCACCACCTGAACCACCAAGAAACACCACGCCTTCTCCTCCAGCCCCCATTCTGTCACCCAAAGATCCTTCTCCCCCAAAACAAGTACCCCTTCCTCCAGATGAGGTAGTCCGGCCTCCCCCAGATGAACCTCTCCAGCCCAATTCTGAATCAACTCAGACTATTACTGATACAGAGACGAAGTCTGGCTCAGCCAAGTCTCCACCTAGTGCTCTGGAGATAAATGCACGTACAATCCCCCCACCCCTGGCCCTTAATCAGGAAGATAAGAACAACCCTGAGGAGGGCAATCCGAAAGAGGATCCAAATGCTTCACCCAAAGAGATTGATCAGGGCACTAGATCAACACCACCGCCACCTCCACCGCCCACATACAGGGCAGTGGTGTCATCTCCTGGGCCTACACCTGCAGTCACGAGTGGAGGAAGTGGCAGTG GCTCATCGTCCCCTGCACGCCCTGCTACGCCATTGGCTGCCAGCAGcccccctcctccccctcctcctccacgGCCTCCCTCCCGTCCCAAGCTGGCTTCTGGGAAAGGCAGCATAGGTGAAGCG AATCGGCCCTTCAGCCCTCCGGTGCACTCGTCAAGCCCTCCACCTTTGGCACCACTGGCACGAGCAGAGAGTACCTCCTCCATTTCCTCCACCAACTCTCTCAGCGCTGCCTCTACACCCACTGTCGGTAAAGAGCTCTCCGTGTCTGTGTCAG ATGACGTTTTTGTAGACAAACTGCCCAGCTTTGAGAGGCGAGCTGACCTCCTAGCAG agacagaccaGCCCTCCCTCGTATGGTTTGACAGAGGCAAGTTTTATTTAACCTTTGAAG gCTGTTCTCGTGGCCCGAGTCCCCTCACCATGGGTGCCCAGGACACCCTGCCTGTAGCCGCAGCATTCACAGAGACAGTCAATGCTTACTTTAAGGGAACTGATCCCAGCAA GTGTGTGGTGAAGATCACGGGTGAGATGGTGTTATCCTTCCCAGCTGGCATCACCAGGCATTTTGCCAATAACCCCACACCTGCAGTGCTAACTTTTAGCATAACCAACTACAGTCATCTGGAGCACGTCCTCCCTAACCCCCAGTTACTGTGCTG CGACACCACCCAGTCCAAACCCAACTCTAAGGAATTCTGGGTAAACATGCCGAACCTCATGGCCCACTTAAAGAAGGTAGCTGAGCAGAAACCTCAGGCCACATACTACAATGTAGACATGCTGAAATATCAG GTATCAGCACAGGGTCTTCAGTCCACTCCTCTGAACCTGGCCATGAGCTGGAGGTGTGACCCCACTAGCACTGACCTGAGAATAGACTACAGATACAATGGCAATGCCATGACCACACCAGTGGCCCTCAATAACGTACAGTTCCTCGTTCCTGTTGATGGAGGAGTCGGTCAGCTTCAAGCTGTCCTTCCTCCGGCTGTCTG GAACGCAGAACAGCAGAGAATCCTGTGGAAGATCCCGGATATCTCGCAAAAGTCTGAGAACGGAG GCGTTGGCTCCTTGCTGGCACGGTTCCAACTAACGAACGGCCCCAGTAAACCAGCCCCTCTGGCTGTGCAGTTCACCAGCGAGGGCAGCACACTGTCAGGCTGTGACATCGAGCTGCTCGGCTCTGGATACCGATTCTCTCTCATCAAGAAGAGGTTTGCTGCAG GAAAATACCTGGCAGATAACTAA